One stretch of bacterium DNA includes these proteins:
- a CDS encoding rhodanese-like domain-containing protein, whose product MRLLFLAFAFALVVASTAGAQSGEPGLAPSISPSELSARRTAGDAPIVVDVRSPEEFARGHIPGAVNISWEEPEKIAALDAPNGVALYCMVGPRARKGEAALLALGIDGVLHIEGGLSAWMSAGLPVDGAN is encoded by the coding sequence ATGCGACTTCTCTTTCTGGCATTCGCCTTCGCCCTTGTCGTTGCGTCCACCGCAGGCGCACAATCAGGCGAGCCCGGACTCGCGCCGAGCATCTCCCCGAGCGAGCTGAGTGCGCGCCGCACGGCCGGAGACGCACCGATCGTCGTCGACGTGCGGTCCCCCGAAGAGTTCGCGCGGGGACACATCCCGGGCGCGGTGAACATCTCCTGGGAAGAGCCCGAGAAGATCGCCGCGCTCGACGCGCCCAACGGGGTCGCGCTCTACTGCATGGTCGGGCCACGCGCGCGCAAGGGCGAAGCCGCGCTCCTGGCGCTCGGGATCGACGGCGTCCTCCACATCGAGGGAGGGCTCTCCGCCTGGATGAGCGCCGGTCTCCCGGTCGACGGAGCGAACTGA
- a CDS encoding GNAT family N-acetyltransferase codes for MTTIDPQIRSARPSETSETVACIVAAFIADPLCRFAWPSPHQYLEGMPRAAEAFGGASVAEGTTDVADAFHGAGLWMAPGVHPDGEALEQAFRETAQAEHLDALLETFEQMDRWHPEEDHWYLPLIGVEPNAQGRGIGAALMRHATERADADGLPCYLESSNPRNISLYERHGFERMGEIRVGAGPLVTPMWRPAR; via the coding sequence ATGACCACGATCGATCCGCAGATCCGCAGCGCTCGCCCGTCGGAGACGAGCGAGACGGTCGCCTGCATCGTGGCCGCCTTCATCGCCGACCCGCTCTGCCGTTTCGCGTGGCCCTCGCCGCATCAGTACCTGGAAGGCATGCCGCGCGCGGCGGAGGCCTTCGGCGGCGCGAGCGTTGCCGAGGGGACGACCGACGTCGCGGACGCCTTCCACGGCGCCGGCCTCTGGATGGCGCCGGGCGTCCACCCGGACGGCGAGGCCCTCGAGCAGGCCTTCCGCGAGACCGCGCAGGCCGAGCACCTCGACGCGCTCCTCGAGACCTTCGAGCAGATGGACCGCTGGCATCCCGAAGAGGACCACTGGTACCTGCCGTTGATCGGCGTCGAGCCGAACGCGCAGGGCCGGGGGATCGGCGCGGCGTTGATGCGCCACGCGACGGAGCGCGCCGATGCCGACGGACTGCCGTGCTACCTGGAGTCGTCGAATCCGCGCAACATCTCGCTCTACGAGCGTCATGGCTTCGAACGCATGGGCGAGATCCGGGTCGGTGCGGGGCCACTGGTCACACCGATGTGGCGACCGGCGCGATAG
- the prfA gene encoding peptide chain release factor 1 produces MPDFLERIAEAEARSRDLENQLSDPDVGKQPGAIEKIGKRLGALRPLLETGGKYKAAVAELDDAKAMLEDDDPEMQELARDDVERLEALVPELETELRILLTPKDPNDEKNAIFEIRAGTGGDEAALFAADLFRMYTRYAEGLGWKIDTMSSSETDGGGFKEIIASISGTDVFSRFKYEKGVHRVQRVPATESQGRIHTSTVTVAVMPEAEEVDVEIKNEDLRIDVMRAGGPGGQSVNTTDSAVRITHIPTGLVVQCQDEKSQHKNKAKAMTVLRSRLYEAEQERLAAERSSERRSQVGTGERSEKIRTYNFPQSRVTDHRAGVTLHKLDAVMAGEMEELLNAVHSNIAAAKEGEVSPGGDEAAS; encoded by the coding sequence GTGCCCGATTTCCTCGAAAGAATCGCCGAAGCCGAAGCGCGTTCGCGCGATCTCGAGAACCAGCTCTCGGATCCGGACGTCGGCAAGCAGCCCGGTGCGATCGAGAAGATCGGGAAGCGGCTCGGGGCGCTGCGTCCGCTCCTCGAGACCGGCGGGAAGTACAAGGCGGCGGTCGCGGAGCTCGACGACGCGAAGGCGATGCTCGAGGACGACGATCCGGAGATGCAGGAGCTCGCGCGCGACGACGTCGAGCGTCTCGAAGCGCTCGTCCCCGAGCTCGAGACCGAGCTGCGGATCCTGCTCACGCCGAAGGATCCGAACGACGAGAAGAACGCGATCTTCGAGATCCGCGCCGGGACCGGCGGCGACGAGGCGGCCCTCTTCGCGGCGGATCTCTTCCGCATGTACACACGGTACGCCGAGGGACTCGGCTGGAAGATCGACACGATGTCGTCGTCCGAGACCGATGGCGGCGGCTTCAAGGAGATCATCGCCTCGATCTCCGGAACCGACGTATTCAGCCGCTTCAAGTACGAAAAGGGCGTCCATCGCGTCCAGCGCGTCCCCGCGACCGAGAGCCAGGGACGCATCCACACGTCGACGGTGACCGTCGCCGTGATGCCGGAAGCGGAAGAGGTCGATGTCGAGATCAAGAACGAGGACCTCCGGATCGACGTGATGCGCGCGGGCGGTCCCGGCGGCCAGAGCGTCAACACGACGGACTCCGCCGTACGGATCACGCACATCCCGACCGGCCTCGTCGTCCAGTGCCAGGACGAGAAGTCGCAGCACAAGAACAAGGCGAAGGCGATGACCGTCCTTCGTTCGCGCCTCTACGAAGCCGAGCAGGAGCGCCTCGCGGCGGAGCGCTCGAGCGAGCGACGCTCGCAGGTCGGAACGGGGGAACGTTCCGAGAAGATCCGGACCTACAACTTCCCGCAGTCCCGAGTGACCGACCATCGCGCCGGTGTCACCCTCCACAAGCTCGACGCCGTCATGGCGGGCGAGATGGAAGAGCTGCTGAACGCGGTCCACTCGAACATCGCCGCGGCGAAGGAGGGCGAGGTCTCGCCCGGTGGCGACGAGGCCGCTTCGTGA
- the prmC gene encoding peptide chain release factor N(5)-glutamine methyltransferase has translation MSAAGASGKDKTWTVLELLTWTTDYFKRSGIESARLDAEVLLAHALETERLRLYIDYEKPVLQEERDAYRALVQRRAQDRIPVSQLLGEREFWSLAFKVTGDVLTPRPETETLVEWALSKANGASQEAAQLPEKEGTLRILDIGTGSGAIALALASELPHAELVASDLSPAALQIAAENADELRTGERIRFVEGDLFEPVAKEHFDLIVSNPPYVARADEGSLPPELSHEPEMALFAGSDGLDVIRRLVAEAGDHLSPGGWLGIELSPEQADEVEGLLKEAGFTDVERRFDLASRPRVVGARWP, from the coding sequence GTGAGCGCCGCCGGCGCCAGTGGCAAGGACAAGACCTGGACCGTTCTCGAGCTGCTCACCTGGACCACCGACTACTTCAAGCGGTCCGGGATCGAGAGTGCGCGGCTCGACGCGGAGGTCCTGCTCGCCCACGCCCTCGAGACCGAGCGGCTGCGCCTCTACATCGACTACGAGAAGCCGGTCCTGCAAGAGGAGCGGGACGCGTACCGGGCGCTCGTCCAGCGGCGGGCCCAGGATCGGATCCCGGTGTCCCAGCTGCTCGGGGAGCGCGAGTTCTGGTCCCTGGCCTTCAAGGTCACGGGCGACGTCCTGACACCCCGGCCGGAGACCGAGACCCTCGTCGAGTGGGCCCTCTCGAAGGCGAACGGGGCTTCGCAAGAAGCGGCGCAACTTCCTGAAAAGGAAGGAACCCTGCGGATCCTGGATATCGGGACCGGGTCGGGTGCGATTGCCCTCGCTTTGGCGTCGGAGCTTCCCCACGCCGAGCTGGTCGCGAGCGACTTGTCCCCCGCGGCGCTTCAGATTGCAGCGGAAAATGCCGACGAGTTGCGTACGGGAGAGAGGATCCGCTTCGTGGAAGGCGACCTCTTCGAGCCGGTGGCAAAGGAGCATTTCGACCTGATCGTTTCGAACCCGCCCTACGTGGCGCGCGCGGACGAGGGGTCGCTTCCTCCGGAGCTTTCACATGAACCCGAGATGGCGCTCTTCGCAGGGTCGGACGGGCTGGATGTGATCCGGCGATTGGTGGCGGAAGCAGGCGATCATCTCTCCCCGGGTGGCTGGCTCGGAATCGAGCTCTCCCCCGAACAGGCAGACGAAGTCGAAGGGCTGTTGAAAGAAGCAGGATTCACGGACGTGGAACGGCGATTCGACCTGGCGAGCAGACCCCGGGTCGTGGGAGCCCGCTGGCCGTAG
- the hisD gene encoding histidinol dehydrogenase — MRVFKSDDAKFADDWKSVCDRRVDSVLDVEEDVAKIIAAVRDKGDDALLGFVKKFDGAALDDLEVTPEEWEQGCDQVDSADRAAIGKAAMRVREFHRKRIPSSWEMREEGGGYMGQRVRPLARVGLYVPGGKALYPSSVVMNAIPASVVEVPEIVMVTPPREDGSITPEVLMAAKVAGVHRVFKMGGAHAVAALAYGTDSVPRVDKITGPGSVWVATAKKQVFGQVGIDSEAGPTEVCIVADKSATPAWLAADLLSQAEHDELAQAVLITHVKGLITRVQEQLTRQLKDLDRADIAKKSIKARGAIIQTKNLEESIRLSEEYASEHLVLAVEDPEKISKEIENAGAIFLGHYTPVAVGDYMAGPNHVLPTGGTARFFSPLSVEDFLKRTSFMKFEPPKLRELGADIVRLANVEGLTGHGASVELRLAKIRRARREREAARDLEL; from the coding sequence ATGCGCGTCTTCAAGAGTGACGACGCGAAGTTCGCAGACGACTGGAAGTCGGTCTGCGATCGGCGAGTGGACTCCGTGCTCGACGTGGAAGAGGACGTGGCGAAGATCATCGCCGCCGTCCGCGACAAGGGCGACGACGCGCTCCTCGGCTTCGTGAAGAAGTTCGACGGCGCCGCCCTCGACGACCTCGAAGTCACGCCGGAAGAGTGGGAACAGGGCTGCGACCAGGTCGACAGCGCGGATCGCGCGGCGATCGGCAAGGCCGCGATGCGCGTCCGGGAGTTCCACCGCAAGCGGATCCCCTCCTCCTGGGAGATGCGCGAGGAAGGCGGCGGGTACATGGGACAGCGCGTGCGTCCCCTCGCTCGCGTCGGTCTCTACGTTCCGGGCGGCAAGGCGCTCTATCCGTCTTCCGTCGTGATGAACGCGATTCCGGCCTCGGTCGTCGAGGTGCCCGAGATCGTGATGGTCACGCCGCCTCGCGAAGACGGCTCGATCACGCCGGAGGTCCTGATGGCGGCGAAGGTCGCGGGCGTCCACCGCGTCTTCAAGATGGGTGGGGCGCACGCCGTCGCTGCCCTCGCCTACGGAACCGACTCCGTTCCGCGCGTCGACAAGATCACCGGCCCCGGCTCCGTCTGGGTCGCGACCGCCAAGAAGCAGGTCTTCGGGCAGGTCGGAATCGACAGCGAAGCCGGCCCGACCGAGGTCTGCATCGTCGCGGACAAGAGCGCGACGCCCGCGTGGCTCGCCGCGGATCTCCTCTCGCAGGCCGAGCACGACGAGCTCGCCCAGGCCGTGCTGATCACCCACGTGAAGGGTCTGATCACGCGCGTCCAGGAGCAGCTCACGCGGCAGCTCAAGGATCTCGACCGCGCCGACATCGCCAAGAAGTCGATCAAGGCACGGGGCGCGATCATCCAGACCAAGAATCTCGAGGAGTCGATCCGGCTCTCCGAGGAGTACGCGTCCGAGCACCTCGTCCTCGCCGTCGAGGATCCGGAAAAGATCTCGAAGGAGATCGAGAACGCCGGCGCGATCTTCCTGGGCCACTACACGCCGGTCGCCGTCGGCGACTACATGGCGGGCCCGAACCACGTGCTCCCCACAGGGGGCACGGCGCGCTTCTTCTCTCCGCTCTCGGTGGAGGACTTCCTCAAGCGCACGAGCTTCATGAAGTTCGAGCCGCCCAAGCTCCGGGAGCTCGGCGCGGACATCGTCCGCCTCGCCAACGTCGAGGGCCTGACGGGTCACGGCGCGTCGGTCGAGCTCCGGCTGGCCAAGATCCGCCGTGCACGACGTGAGCGGGAGGCCGCACGGGACCTCGAGCTCTGA
- the hisB gene encoding imidazoleglycerol-phosphate dehydratase HisB: MSSTAQDAAGARRVATIARKTKETDIRIRIDLDGTGQYDISTGIPFFDHMLESFGRHALFDLEVQAKGDIEVDLHHTVEDVGISLGQAFREALGSATGIKRFGSCLLPMAEAKVEVAVDVSNRPYLVYQLEMDNPMIASFDGTLTEDFMYAFSQSAGLDLHIEKRYGKSPHHVVEAAFKGVARALREAVAIDPRETGLPTVKGAL; encoded by the coding sequence ATGTCTTCGACTGCGCAGGACGCGGCCGGCGCGCGCCGTGTCGCGACGATCGCCCGCAAGACCAAGGAGACCGACATCCGGATCCGGATCGATCTGGACGGCACCGGTCAGTACGACATCTCGACGGGGATTCCCTTCTTCGACCACATGCTCGAGAGCTTCGGTCGCCACGCCCTCTTCGACCTCGAGGTCCAGGCCAAGGGCGACATCGAGGTCGACCTCCACCACACCGTGGAGGACGTCGGCATCTCCCTCGGCCAGGCCTTCCGCGAAGCGCTCGGTTCCGCGACGGGGATCAAGCGATTCGGATCCTGTCTGCTTCCGATGGCCGAAGCGAAGGTCGAGGTCGCGGTCGACGTCTCGAACCGTCCCTATCTCGTCTACCAGCTCGAGATGGACAACCCGATGATCGCGAGCTTCGACGGGACGCTGACCGAAGATTTCATGTACGCCTTCAGCCAGAGCGCCGGTCTCGATCTCCACATCGAGAAGCGGTACGGCAAGAGCCCCCACCACGTCGTCGAGGCGGCGTTCAAGGGCGTGGCCCGCGCGCTCCGCGAGGCGGTCGCGATCGATCCGCGCGAGACGGGACTGCCGACGGTGAAGGGGGCGCTCTAG
- the hisH gene encoding imidazole glycerol phosphate synthase subunit HisH produces the protein MAANKPPRIALVDYGAGNIRSVAKALERSDLEPVVTSDPAVVRGADGVLLPGVGAFRDAVMALEAAGLTDAIKEVTSGGRPYLGICFGLQLLFEEGTEHGITPGLGQLAGRVTRFPEKDEDGRPLVVPHIGWNEVIYSRGRGASGDHPMVQALPERDVYYFVHSYRPEPTDESIIVGRAEYGGTFTAAVAKGNVFAIQFHPEKSQSAGKRLLDAYRAWLDQS, from the coding sequence ATGGCCGCGAACAAGCCCCCCAGAATCGCCCTCGTCGACTACGGCGCAGGGAATATCCGTTCCGTCGCGAAGGCTCTCGAGCGAAGTGACCTCGAGCCGGTCGTGACGAGCGATCCCGCGGTCGTGCGCGGAGCGGACGGTGTCCTGCTTCCGGGGGTCGGCGCATTCCGGGATGCGGTGATGGCGCTCGAAGCCGCGGGTCTCACCGATGCGATCAAGGAAGTGACGAGCGGCGGGCGTCCCTATCTCGGGATCTGCTTCGGCCTCCAGCTCCTCTTCGAAGAGGGCACCGAACACGGGATCACCCCCGGCCTCGGTCAGCTCGCCGGTCGCGTGACGCGCTTTCCCGAGAAGGACGAGGACGGTCGACCGCTCGTCGTCCCGCACATCGGTTGGAACGAAGTGATCTATTCCAGGGGCCGCGGCGCTTCCGGCGACCACCCGATGGTGCAGGCGCTGCCCGAGCGCGACGTCTACTACTTCGTCCATTCGTACCGTCCCGAGCCGACCGACGAATCGATCATCGTCGGTCGCGCGGAATACGGCGGGACGTTCACGGCCGCGGTCGCCAAGGGGAACGTGTTCGCAATTCAGTTCCACCCGGAGAAGAGCCAGTCCGCAGGCAAGCGTCTCCTCGATGCCTATCGCGCATGGCTGGACCAGAGCTGA
- the hisA gene encoding 1-(5-phosphoribosyl)-5-[(5-phosphoribosylamino)methylideneamino]imidazole-4-carboxamide isomerase, whose amino-acid sequence MAGFELIPAIDLLEGSAVRLAQGDYDQATVYDADPANVAKRFHAAGIKRLHVVDLEGAKAGRPMAEEPVRRILAEVGDVPVQLGGGLRDMAGIETALSWGLDRVILGTVALRDPELVRKAAAAHPEKIVVGIDARDGRVAVEGWLEASETTAIELGRRFEDAGVAAIVYTDIARDGMLTGPNIPQTAALAEALTIPVIVSGGVATVQDIVDSAAERSKGICGVIAGRAIYTGAVDLDEALAAVAALEEGGA is encoded by the coding sequence ATGGCAGGTTTCGAACTCATCCCGGCGATCGACCTGCTGGAGGGCTCTGCCGTTCGCCTCGCCCAGGGCGACTACGACCAGGCGACCGTCTACGACGCGGATCCCGCGAACGTCGCGAAGCGCTTCCACGCAGCCGGAATCAAGCGTCTCCACGTGGTCGACCTGGAAGGGGCGAAGGCCGGACGCCCGATGGCCGAGGAGCCGGTCCGTCGCATTCTCGCGGAGGTCGGCGACGTCCCCGTCCAGCTCGGTGGCGGCCTTCGAGACATGGCCGGGATCGAGACCGCGCTCTCCTGGGGACTCGATCGCGTGATCCTCGGAACCGTCGCGCTCCGCGATCCCGAGCTCGTGCGGAAGGCGGCCGCGGCACACCCCGAGAAGATCGTCGTCGGGATCGATGCACGGGATGGCAGGGTGGCGGTCGAGGGTTGGCTCGAAGCGAGCGAGACGACCGCCATCGAGCTCGGCAGGCGTTTCGAAGACGCCGGCGTCGCCGCGATCGTCTACACCGACATCGCCCGCGACGGCATGTTGACCGGACCGAACATCCCGCAGACCGCCGCCCTCGCGGAGGCGCTCACGATTCCCGTGATCGTCTCGGGCGGCGTCGCGACGGTGCAGGACATCGTCGACTCCGCCGCCGAGCGTTCGAAGGGCATCTGCGGCGTGATCGCCGGTCGTGCGATCTATACCGGTGCCGTCGATCTCGACGAGGCGCTCGCGGCGGTGGCCGCGCTCGAAGAAGGAGGCGCCTGA
- the hisF gene encoding imidazole glycerol phosphate synthase subunit HisF, with amino-acid sequence MSERAGHGLRKRIIPCLDVDQGRVVKGVKYVDHVDAGDPVEVAKRYDEQEADEITFLDITASHEERNILLDVVARTAESVFMPLCVGGGVRSLQDIRDLLNAGADKVSIMTAAIKNPDLVDDAAAKIGSANLVVAIDAKQVSGEGETPRWEVFTHGGRNETGIDAVEWAAQVAERGAGEILLTSMDRDGTKSGYDLAMLRAVADRITIPVIASGGGGSAADLATALDDGPEGGHCQAALAASIFHFKETTVGEVKAELLAAGIPVRPPAGEPG; translated from the coding sequence ATGAGCGAGCGCGCCGGACACGGACTCAGGAAGCGCATCATCCCCTGCCTCGACGTCGACCAGGGTCGCGTCGTGAAGGGCGTGAAGTACGTGGACCACGTGGACGCCGGCGACCCCGTCGAAGTCGCGAAGCGGTACGACGAGCAGGAAGCGGACGAGATCACCTTCCTCGACATCACCGCGAGCCACGAGGAGCGGAACATCCTGCTCGACGTCGTGGCGAGGACCGCGGAGAGCGTGTTCATGCCGCTCTGCGTGGGCGGCGGCGTGCGCTCGCTCCAGGACATCCGTGATCTGCTGAACGCGGGCGCGGACAAGGTCTCGATCATGACCGCGGCGATCAAGAATCCGGATCTGGTCGACGACGCCGCGGCCAAGATCGGCAGCGCGAATCTGGTGGTCGCGATCGATGCCAAGCAGGTCTCCGGCGAGGGCGAGACGCCGCGTTGGGAGGTGTTCACCCATGGCGGTCGGAACGAGACCGGAATCGACGCGGTCGAGTGGGCGGCACAGGTGGCGGAGCGCGGCGCCGGCGAGATCCTCCTGACCAGCATGGATCGCGACGGGACCAAGAGCGGCTACGACCTGGCGATGCTCCGGGCCGTCGCGGATCGGATCACGATCCCCGTGATCGCGAGCGGTGGCGGTGGCAGCGCGGCGGATCTGGCGACCGCCCTGGACGACGGGCCGGAGGGCGGCCACTGCCAGGCGGCGCTCGCGGCCTCGATCTTCCACTTCAAGGAGACGACGGTCGGCGAGGTCAAGGCGGAGCTCCTCGCCGCGGGCATCCCGGTGCGACCCCCTGCGGGGGAACCGGGCTGA
- the rpsU gene encoding 30S ribosomal protein S21 — MPVIKIKESESFEGAMKRFKKSCEKAGILTELRRREYYDKPSIRKKKKEAAARKRALKKMRRSMN; from the coding sequence ATGCCGGTGATCAAGATCAAGGAAAGCGAATCCTTCGAAGGCGCCATGAAGCGCTTCAAGAAGTCCTGCGAGAAGGCGGGCATCCTGACGGAGCTGCGGCGGCGCGAGTACTACGACAAGCCGAGCATCCGGAAGAAGAAGAAGGAAGCGGCGGCGCGCAAGCGCGCGCTCAAGAAGATGCGGCGCAGCATGAACTGA